A single window of Rhipicephalus microplus isolate Deutch F79 chromosome 5, USDA_Rmic, whole genome shotgun sequence DNA harbors:
- the LOC119174685 gene encoding uncharacterized protein LOC119174685, which produces MLITSWRVLANRRAPCGRHKRIKRLAFRKRATLPELRRWNVTELGATKMQYATLFLFAAAALAVAVHGRPSARTFGSSQHPAHPHDATLGAQHDTTNHGVQAGGDSSATMLVCQVVKVPVGQSGAPPSHAAPGVDSASIMPSAGASGPQEALSSLNSRVRTALERIIDPVVTALQNTSLWLNRTSQMHQSHQHPALHHDHQHQHAGMANHAHVAHNHHELAGIINHAHNHVEHQHTQHGGHAHHPGTQGQVHNHPGNPAHVPQLPQTVPNQAVPMTVVSVPVLVPAVHGGPIPVMNLSSSVPANVNVPSLHFSNPGQGNATTSSPVELVNATLQSASTAADANLLGRTADLPTTPVTDVTLTRASDVSTTSTLSSIFTIWFRSGTVEDSTEATSTSERTTSSQGPVYTSSTDASTPGLERSTTVSP; this is translated from the exons ATGCTTATTACCTCGTGGCGTGTCTTAGCCAATCGAAGGGCTCCATGCGGCCGACATAAGCGTATAAAACGGCTCGCTTTCCGAAAGCGAGCGACACTCCCGGAATTACGCCGCTGGAACGTAACG GAGCTCGGAGCCACCAAAATGCAGTACGCTACCCTGTTTTTGTTTGCCGCTGCCGCCCTCGCTGTGGCGGTGCACGGCAGGCCATCTGCCAGGACATTTGGTTCATCGCAGCACCCTGCTCACCCTCACGACGCCACACTAGGTGCTCAACATGATACCACAAACCACGGGGTTCAGGCTGGTGGCGACTCTTCGGCCACCATGCTTGTCTGCCAAGTCGTTAAGGTTCCTGTTGGCCAGTCCGGTGCGCCGCCATCTCACGCCGCACCCGGGGTTGACTCAGCATCGATCATGCCATCTGCGGGCGCCTCGGGCCCGCAAGAGGCCTTGTCTAGCCTCAACTCTCGCGTCAGGACGGCCTTGGAACGCATCATCGACCCCGTCGTGACCGCTTTGCAGAACACATCGCTCTGGCTCAACCGTACGTCGCAGATGCACCAATCGCACCAACACCCTGCTCTTCACCACGACCATCAGCACCAGCATGCTGGCATGGCCAACCACGCCCACGTGGCTCACAACCATCACGAACTTGCTGGCATCATCAACCATGCTCACAACCACGTCGAGCATCAGCACACGCAGCATGGTGGGCACGCCCATCATCCCGGCACTCAAGGGCAAGTCCACAACCACCCGGGGAACCCTGCTCACGTTCCCCAGCTCCCGCAAACAGTTCCGAACCAAGCTGTGCCCATGACCGTAGTCTCGGTTCCTGTCTTGGTTCCCGCAGTACACGGCGGCCCTATTCCTGTCATGAACCTGTCCTCCAGTGTCCCAGCCAACGTCAATGTGCCATCACTGCACTTCTCAAACCCCGGCCAGGGCAACGCTACGACATCGTCCCCCGTCGAGCTTGTCAATGCTACCTTGCAGTCGGCGTCAACGGCCGCTGATGCTAATCTTCTTGGGCGCACTGCTGACTTGCCTACCACGCCCGTCACAGATGTCACACTTACTCGGGCCTCTGATGTGTCAACCACTTCTACGCTTTCTAGTATATTCACTATTTGGTTTAGGTCCGGAACCGTGGAAGACTCTACCGAGGCTACCAGCACATCGGAACGAACCACGTCGTCCCAGGGGCCCGTCTACACGTCTTCCACGGACGCATCTACACCTGGTCTCGAGCGTTCGACTACGGTCTCGCCGTAA